In a single window of the Luteibacter rhizovicinus DSM 16549 genome:
- a CDS encoding glycosyl hydrolase family 95 catalytic domain-containing protein, translating into MTSGRDRHTCLEKALADPMDRRRFLKMTGAMAAMLPWLTLPRFAESQPVDRPIGPMPAAARQSLWYGTPAPESNLLREGLPIGNGRLGALVGGDPSSNVLYVTDASMWLGKRDVVLGDDGQFDYTTEHFGSLVMLATLHLSVEGHEAARITDYRRELDLGQGYVRVSYRKDGIAYTCEVFASHPDDLIVIHLSQSGAGRYNGSVQLRGMHGETSQAATLQGSSGTASSHFEGVLENGLRYATNVTAVAESGTVHADANGIHFADCSALTVLLCGGTNYSPDLARNTMDASVDPLKLSIQKTQAAATQSPTMLLRTHIADYRSLFDTMRVDLGASTKAQRKMDTWTRLQARATAVAAVDPELEASYLQYGRYLTIAGSRDSLPTGLQGLWLNSNTSPWMADYHNDINIQMNYWLPDRAGLPSCFEPFTDYCLSQVETWTAVTHQHFNDPRNGYRNSSGKIAGWTVGISTNIYGGGGWRWHPAGNAWLCNNLWQHYQYNPDRAYLARIYPLLKGACEFWESRLLSVSVTDPATGLVREVLIDDADWSPEQGPTDAKGNTYSQELVWDLFNNYRQAGSLLRKDPEYAATIAQLQARLYLPQVSPKTGWLEEWMTPDNLGEPEHRHLSPLIGFFPGDRITTDGSPPALIDGVTRLLEARGTGGYGWACAWRAICWARLGDAEKAYRLILTNLSPSKNHSNGTAQNFFDMYALDASTDAFQIDANFGTPVAMLEMLMSSRPGLIELLPALPKAWATSGSVTGMGARGGFRVDLAWSQGKVASVTIHSAGGSRTRLRWGLWAREIALQPGKSVTFTPGPGET; encoded by the coding sequence ATGACTAGTGGCAGGGATCGGCACACGTGCCTGGAAAAAGCGCTCGCCGACCCGATGGACCGGCGCCGCTTCCTGAAGATGACGGGTGCCATGGCGGCCATGTTGCCGTGGCTCACCCTGCCCCGGTTTGCCGAGAGCCAACCTGTCGACCGCCCCATCGGTCCCATGCCGGCTGCGGCGAGGCAGTCTCTTTGGTATGGCACACCCGCACCGGAATCGAACCTGCTGCGCGAAGGCCTGCCCATCGGCAATGGTCGCCTGGGTGCACTGGTCGGTGGTGACCCCTCGTCGAATGTGCTCTACGTCACAGATGCATCGATGTGGCTTGGCAAACGCGATGTCGTGCTGGGCGACGACGGCCAGTTCGACTACACGACCGAGCACTTCGGCAGCCTGGTGATGCTGGCTACCTTGCACCTGTCGGTCGAAGGTCATGAAGCCGCCAGGATCACCGACTACCGGCGCGAGCTCGACCTCGGCCAGGGATACGTTCGTGTTTCGTACCGGAAAGACGGCATCGCCTACACGTGCGAGGTCTTCGCCAGCCACCCCGACGACCTGATCGTCATCCACCTGTCCCAGTCCGGCGCAGGCCGCTACAACGGATCGGTCCAGTTGCGTGGCATGCATGGGGAAACGTCCCAGGCAGCGACCTTACAAGGATCGAGTGGGACCGCGAGCAGTCATTTCGAAGGTGTTCTGGAGAACGGCCTCCGGTACGCGACGAACGTCACGGCGGTCGCAGAGTCCGGCACCGTTCACGCCGACGCGAACGGTATCCACTTCGCGGACTGCAGTGCGCTGACGGTCCTCCTGTGCGGCGGCACCAACTACTCGCCGGACCTCGCCAGGAACACCATGGATGCGTCGGTCGATCCGTTGAAGCTCTCGATCCAGAAAACGCAGGCCGCCGCGACGCAATCGCCGACCATGCTGCTGCGTACGCACATCGCCGACTACCGTTCCCTGTTCGATACGATGCGTGTCGACCTGGGCGCGTCGACCAAGGCACAGCGAAAGATGGATACCTGGACCCGTCTCCAGGCTCGGGCAACGGCAGTCGCTGCCGTCGATCCGGAACTCGAAGCGTCCTATCTGCAGTACGGCCGCTACCTGACGATCGCCGGATCCCGTGACAGTCTGCCGACCGGTCTGCAAGGCCTCTGGTTGAACAGCAACACGTCACCCTGGATGGCCGACTATCACAACGACATCAATATCCAGATGAACTACTGGCTGCCCGACCGGGCTGGCCTGCCGTCCTGCTTCGAGCCGTTCACCGATTACTGTCTCAGCCAGGTGGAAACCTGGACGGCCGTCACCCATCAGCACTTCAACGATCCCCGCAACGGCTATCGCAACAGCTCGGGCAAGATCGCCGGCTGGACCGTGGGCATCTCCACCAACATCTACGGTGGCGGCGGTTGGCGCTGGCACCCGGCCGGGAATGCGTGGCTGTGCAATAACCTGTGGCAGCACTATCAGTACAACCCGGATCGGGCCTACCTGGCGCGCATCTATCCCCTGCTCAAAGGCGCCTGCGAGTTCTGGGAGTCGCGCCTGCTGAGTGTCAGCGTGACCGACCCGGCCACCGGCCTCGTGCGCGAGGTCCTGATCGACGATGCCGACTGGTCGCCCGAGCAAGGACCGACCGACGCGAAGGGCAACACGTATTCGCAGGAACTCGTCTGGGATCTGTTCAACAACTATCGTCAGGCCGGCTCGCTCCTGCGCAAGGATCCCGAGTACGCCGCGACGATCGCGCAGCTGCAGGCGCGGCTCTATCTGCCCCAGGTCAGCCCCAAGACCGGCTGGCTGGAAGAATGGATGACCCCGGACAACCTCGGCGAACCCGAGCACCGGCACCTGTCGCCGCTGATCGGTTTCTTTCCCGGCGACCGCATCACGACCGACGGAAGCCCGCCGGCGTTGATCGACGGCGTAACCAGGTTGCTCGAAGCGCGAGGCACGGGCGGCTATGGCTGGGCCTGCGCCTGGCGGGCCATCTGTTGGGCCCGACTCGGCGATGCCGAGAAGGCCTACCGGCTCATCCTCACCAACCTGTCGCCATCGAAGAACCACAGCAATGGCACCGCGCAGAACTTCTTCGACATGTATGCCCTGGATGCCAGCACCGACGCCTTCCAGATCGACGCCAACTTCGGCACGCCTGTCGCCATGCTGGAGATGCTGATGTCGTCCCGGCCCGGCCTGATCGAGCTGCTGCCGGCGCTGCCCAAGGCGTGGGCGACCTCCGGGAGCGTGACCGGCATGGGGGCCCGCGGGGGGTTCCGGGTCGACCTGGCCTGGAGTCAGGGGAAGGTCGCTTCGGTGACGATCCACAGTGCCGGAGGCAGCCGGACCCGCCTCAGATGGGGCCTCTGGGCCCGAGAGATCGCCCTCCAGCCGGGAAAATCGGTCACTTTCACCCCCGGCCCGGGCGAAACTTAA
- a CDS encoding TonB-dependent receptor yields the protein MQLTKLAVAVRRSLVATGVAWMVGYGAPGYAQTATAAPEAAPAGTQSATPPAKPGKPAKPADDKSDEKKVTELGEVAVTGQLAALQRAQAIKQESVNVVDSISAEEAGKFPDPNVADALQRVPGVSVNRSGGESSQIAVRGFGPDFVAVTINGRPMATASGSRAFNFDVLPSEIISVAQVNKTSSADISEVDIGGVVDIQTARPLDFSGYHGAWSGAGINSNLTGDWKGKTTPKASGLLGWTSKDHTFGWMLSASYYKRKDTQLNTQANSWYADQDIYTTPGATTPTYRNVALPETLASNVLNEIRTRKGFSGAMDWKPIDALTVQFDTLYSSYKVDPIEHEFGQYGNTSDIQSLTTDANNTVTSFVRNSQGPNVMANDYVASYTPSYEKSYQNGVNLGFDIDDSTKLILDASSSKAWNKQSPNGYFLVVGAKNFGTNPTWTNGGSNEPPSYSNILSPTNLDNLTAHCCNAGSGNNVTNKVDNYQFKLDKAFNDSVITRFEAGVQYTKESVKSVSWGTPNGILCNAYCGYSIPVPADAIGAYIFNAPSKIKGVSSPGLPSQWIQYDPRAYLDWLASPAAYNQLPDDKRAALLAGMAANGGNLDAAPNPGSYNDVGEKEKSFFTKAVFEGTMWNMPWAVDVGVRYLNVVSTSTAINQPPIAYYVDPHDTSNGQVTYGPLAPQSDKGGYHKWLPSMNFKWTLLDNLIYRLSLSKTLTPPQLSNLYYNKSFGTRPNSLTISQGNPQLQPYTSRNYDMGLEWYIDDASYIAVEGFYKKVSNFSTLVSTPVPFLNDQNTGQPFIWSLTQPINLNSSNIYGGEATFNYQFTHLLPEPFNGLGMALNYTHVKSSTALSPGIIAASGKFAVPGIGDSANASVYYEKGPVQVRVAYNWRGKYLESLAYGSGAQPATRSAYGQVDLSASYAVNKHLSVFVSGTNLTHEHLYDYSVYSNRFLYAEADGTIYTVGVRGTF from the coding sequence ATGCAGCTAACGAAATTGGCGGTCGCCGTGCGGCGGTCGCTTGTGGCAACGGGTGTCGCCTGGATGGTGGGTTACGGCGCACCAGGTTACGCACAGACCGCGACAGCGGCACCGGAGGCCGCTCCGGCCGGAACGCAGTCCGCCACGCCGCCCGCCAAGCCGGGCAAGCCGGCCAAACCGGCGGACGACAAGAGTGACGAGAAGAAGGTCACCGAGTTGGGTGAGGTCGCCGTTACCGGTCAGCTCGCGGCGCTCCAGCGCGCGCAGGCGATCAAGCAGGAGTCGGTCAACGTCGTCGACTCCATTTCCGCTGAAGAAGCGGGCAAGTTCCCCGATCCCAATGTGGCCGACGCGCTCCAGCGCGTGCCGGGCGTATCGGTGAACCGCAGTGGTGGCGAGTCCAGCCAGATCGCCGTGCGCGGTTTTGGTCCCGACTTCGTCGCCGTCACCATCAATGGACGCCCGATGGCCACGGCCTCCGGCTCGCGCGCCTTCAACTTCGATGTCCTTCCCTCGGAAATCATCAGCGTCGCCCAGGTCAACAAGACCTCGTCGGCGGACATCTCCGAAGTCGACATCGGCGGCGTGGTGGACATCCAGACCGCGCGTCCGCTGGACTTCAGCGGTTACCACGGGGCTTGGAGCGGGGCGGGTATCAACAGCAACCTGACCGGCGACTGGAAAGGCAAGACCACGCCCAAGGCCTCGGGCCTGCTCGGGTGGACGAGCAAGGATCACACCTTCGGCTGGATGCTTTCCGCCTCGTATTACAAGCGCAAGGACACCCAGCTCAACACGCAGGCCAACTCCTGGTATGCCGACCAGGACATTTACACGACGCCGGGCGCGACTACGCCCACCTATAGGAACGTGGCGCTCCCGGAAACGCTGGCGAGCAACGTGTTGAACGAGATACGTACCCGCAAGGGCTTCAGTGGCGCCATGGACTGGAAGCCGATCGATGCCCTCACGGTCCAGTTCGACACCTTGTACTCGAGCTACAAGGTCGACCCGATCGAGCACGAGTTCGGTCAGTACGGGAACACCTCGGACATCCAGTCGCTGACGACCGATGCCAACAATACGGTGACTAGCTTCGTCCGTAACAGCCAGGGCCCGAACGTCATGGCGAACGACTATGTTGCGTCGTATACGCCGAGCTACGAGAAGAGCTACCAGAACGGTGTCAACCTCGGTTTCGACATCGACGATTCGACCAAGCTGATTCTCGATGCATCCAGCTCGAAGGCCTGGAACAAGCAGAGCCCGAACGGTTACTTCCTGGTGGTCGGCGCGAAGAACTTCGGCACCAACCCGACCTGGACCAACGGTGGCAGCAACGAGCCGCCGAGCTACTCGAACATCCTTTCGCCGACGAACCTGGACAACCTCACGGCGCATTGCTGCAATGCCGGCTCTGGCAACAACGTGACCAACAAGGTCGACAACTACCAGTTCAAGCTGGACAAGGCCTTCAACGACAGCGTCATTACGCGCTTCGAGGCGGGCGTGCAGTACACCAAGGAATCGGTGAAGTCCGTGAGCTGGGGTACGCCGAACGGTATCCTCTGCAACGCGTACTGCGGCTATTCCATCCCGGTCCCGGCGGACGCCATCGGTGCCTACATCTTCAACGCGCCGTCGAAGATCAAGGGGGTGTCGTCGCCGGGCTTGCCGTCCCAATGGATCCAGTACGATCCGCGGGCCTACCTGGACTGGCTGGCGTCGCCGGCCGCGTATAACCAGCTCCCCGACGACAAGCGTGCCGCGTTGCTTGCCGGCATGGCTGCCAACGGTGGCAACCTGGATGCCGCGCCCAACCCGGGCAGCTACAACGACGTGGGCGAGAAGGAGAAGTCGTTCTTCACCAAGGCCGTGTTCGAAGGCACGATGTGGAACATGCCCTGGGCCGTCGACGTCGGCGTGCGTTATCTCAACGTCGTCTCGACATCCACGGCGATCAACCAGCCGCCGATCGCGTACTACGTCGATCCGCACGACACCAGCAACGGCCAGGTGACCTACGGCCCGCTGGCGCCGCAGTCGGACAAGGGCGGCTACCACAAGTGGCTGCCGTCGATGAACTTCAAGTGGACGCTGCTGGACAACCTGATCTATCGCCTGTCCCTGTCCAAGACGCTGACACCGCCCCAGCTCAGCAACCTTTACTACAACAAGAGCTTCGGCACGCGCCCCAACTCGCTGACCATTTCGCAGGGCAATCCGCAGCTCCAGCCGTATACCTCGCGCAACTACGACATGGGCCTGGAGTGGTACATCGACGACGCCAGCTACATCGCCGTCGAGGGCTTCTACAAGAAGGTCAGCAACTTCAGCACGCTGGTGAGCACGCCGGTCCCGTTCCTCAACGACCAGAATACCGGGCAGCCGTTCATCTGGTCGCTGACCCAGCCGATCAACCTGAACTCGTCGAACATCTACGGCGGCGAAGCGACGTTCAACTATCAGTTCACCCATCTGTTGCCCGAGCCCTTCAATGGCCTGGGTATGGCCCTCAACTACACGCACGTGAAGAGCAGCACGGCGCTGAGCCCCGGCATCATCGCGGCATCGGGCAAGTTCGCCGTGCCCGGTATCGGCGACTCGGCCAACGCCAGCGTGTACTACGAGAAGGGCCCCGTGCAGGTGCGCGTGGCGTACAACTGGCGCGGCAAGTACCTGGAAAGCCTGGCCTACGGGTCGGGTGCTCAGCCGGCCACGCGCAGTGCCTACGGACAGGTCGACCTGAGCGCGAGCTACGCGGTGAACAAGCACCTGTCGGTGTTCGTCTCCGGCACCAACCTGACCCACGAGCATCTCTACGACTACTCGGTGTACAGCAATCGTTTCCTCTATGCCGAAGCGGACGGCACGATCTACACCGTGGGTGTGCGCGGAACGTTCTGA